The stretch of DNA AAATAAAATTAAACAGACCTTGAATCCCTCTATTTAACAATCCTCTACCATATCATCTGTAGGTTAATGCTTAGTTGTGTGTTACCTGTGTGAATAAACAGACATGTAACTAAATGAGGTCAGAGTTATTGTTTTTCTTGATATTGCAATCTGTGAAGAAAGTGCGCATTCTTTTGGATATATAGTAGTAGATGTTAAACTTTTATAAATTGAGGTATATCAAATTAGGGTCTACTACTACTAAGCCCTGGATTGTTCTACTTCTAAAAATTGATGTTTTGTACTCCCTTCAAAGGACATAGTTGTTTCGAAGATTGAAGATAGGATATCATTATGGAGTTTTATTCCAAAAGATATTGCTTGTTCCTTGCAATTACTCTTTTGTAATTCTGTGTAACCTTgctagctactccctccgtttctaaatgtttgtctttctagagatttcaacaagggactacatacggagcaaaatgagtgaatctatactctaaaatatgtctatatacatccgtatgtggtagtccatttgaaatctctaaaaagacaaatatttaggaacggagggagtagatgtaTGGCTGTTGACATTCTTAGTGGTCTCAGAGCATGGGGAGAGCATGCAGATTTTGAAGTTTGGAGCAAACAAAAGTGACCCTAACAAGGAAGAAACTCAATCGAGCAGTGGTGCCAATAGGCTTGTGACATTTTTCATGTACCTTTCTGATATCAAGCAAGGTGGTGAAACTGTTTTCCCGGGATCCGAGGTAATGACATTATCACACAGTCTTAATTGTGAGAAGAAGTCCTTATCATTTAAAAAAAGTCCTTATCAGAATGACTAGTCACACTGACATTGATATGTAGTTTCCTTGACTGAAAAGTGGAAAGGAGATAATAATCTGTATATAATATATGTGCGCAGCTGAAGGATACTCAAGCCAAGGAAGGGACACCTTCCGATTGTGCTGGTTACACAGTGAAACCTGTCAAGGGCAACGTGATTCTGCTGTTCAATTCAAGGCCTGACGGAATCGCCAACAAGGACAGCCAGTATGAGGCATGTTTTGCCAGTAAGGGGAGAAATGGCTCGCCACAAAAGATAAAACATATGCATGCCAGCAAGATTGATAAATCAGAACCTTCTCAGGATGATGGTTGCACCGATGAAGATGATAACTGTGTCAGTTGGGCTGCTGCCGGCGAATGCGACAAGAATCCAGTGTTTATGATTGGAAGTCCAGACTACTATGGCACTTGCAGGAAGAGCTGTTTTTTTGTTTTCGTGCATTGCCCTTAGGGATGTCTCTTAG from Triticum urartu cultivar G1812 chromosome 3, Tu2.1, whole genome shotgun sequence encodes:
- the LOC125546721 gene encoding probable prolyl 4-hydroxylase 7; this translates as MECGHLVSMAHSKIGSSLLVNDGATNISQKNIDAGLLFRLADSKDIVVSKIEDRISLWSFIPKDIALVSEHGESMQILKFGANKSDPNKEETQSSSGANRLVTFFMYLSDIKQGGETVFPGSELKDTQAKEGTPSDCAGYTVKPVKGNVILLFNSRPDGIANKDSQYEACFASKGRNGSPQKIKHMHASKIDKSEPSQDDGCTDEDDNCVSWAAAGECDKNPVFMIGSPDYYGTCRKSCFFVFVHCP